A region from the Syntrophorhabdaceae bacterium genome encodes:
- a CDS encoding restriction endonuclease — translation MAVPDYQSVMLPLLEYAASRNGELSTGEAADALAVSLGLSEEDLKQMLPSGISPTFINRVGWAATYMKKAGFMEATRRGFYRITQRGLDVLKKKPKKIDVKLLTQYPEFQEFQNLRGTRSTDKTKEIDRRFDLDAVTPSEALEKAYEILRSTLADELIKRLKQVNPTFFERIVVELLVKMGYGGSRADAGKAIGRSGDGGIDGIIKEDKLGLDVVYIQAKRWDTNSVGRPDVMQFAGALQAQKANKGIFITTSKFTEEARNYVAQIGSKIVLIDGEHLAQLMIDNDVGVSTISLYPVKKLDLDYFDEGI, via the coding sequence ATGGCGGTTCCCGATTACCAAAGCGTGATGCTTCCGCTTCTTGAATATGCGGCGAGCAGGAATGGCGAACTCTCGACGGGAGAAGCTGCTGATGCGCTAGCCGTTTCTCTCGGTCTGTCGGAAGAGGATCTCAAGCAGATGCTTCCAAGCGGTATCTCGCCAACCTTTATTAATCGCGTGGGGTGGGCCGCTACATACATGAAGAAGGCAGGATTTATGGAGGCAACACGCCGCGGCTTTTATCGTATCACACAGCGCGGCCTTGACGTGCTCAAGAAGAAACCGAAAAAGATAGACGTGAAGCTCCTGACGCAGTACCCCGAGTTCCAGGAATTTCAAAACCTCAGAGGAACGCGCAGCACAGACAAGACGAAGGAGATTGATAGGCGATTTGACCTTGACGCCGTCACCCCATCCGAAGCCCTTGAAAAGGCGTACGAAATCCTCCGCAGCACCCTTGCCGATGAACTCATTAAGAGACTGAAACAGGTAAACCCCACATTCTTCGAGCGCATCGTGGTAGAGCTTCTCGTAAAAATGGGTTACGGCGGCTCCCGGGCCGACGCCGGCAAGGCGATAGGCCGAAGCGGCGACGGCGGCATAGACGGCATCATCAAAGAAGACAAGCTTGGCCTCGACGTAGTCTACATCCAGGCCAAACGCTGGGACACCAACTCCGTCGGCCGCCCCGACGTAATGCAATTCGCCGGCGCCCTGCAAGCCCAGAAGGCCAACAAGGGAATCTTCATAACAACATCAAAATTCACCGAAGAAGCCCGAAACTACGTCGCCCAAATAGGCAGCAAAATAGTCCTAATCGACGGCGAACACCTGGCCCAACTAATGATCGACAACGACGTAGGCGTATCAACAATATCCCTATACCCGGTCAAGAAACTCGACTTGGACTATTTTGACGAAGGGATTTAA